The Spirosoma foliorum genome has a window encoding:
- a CDS encoding DUF4833 domain-containing protein — protein MEQALTFRTKIQLGIYTVINPFVRLLIRLGLTPNMVTTIGLVLNIGVAVIFILGAQQGNRGDLSYVGWAGALVLFAGLFDMLDGQVARLGKMSSLSGALFDSVLDRYSELIMFLGICYYLIAHHYFFGSLFAFIALIGSMMVSYTRARAEGLGIESKGGLMQRPERVITIGVSALACGCLATVIGPDFKLYVPGIPVHIFETMSIFTLPLTVMAVMTNITAYNRLMDAKKALDQKEKAASRPAALVMAFLMLTTSLGQPVTAKGVPDKPQQNKVTTSFPVPQNVPNQLFYLQRDPNTNTIICALNLKNGKLDKDDPVHVFWIRYTEESQKQELSYIQRTFAYGIKAKPLSNEEYELNFVSYKKFPLHLVKSERDGYQVYANVNQKKVILKRLYLHIEGGTFWAPNVKYIQVEGINVSTGENTVERIMV, from the coding sequence ATGGAACAGGCACTCACCTTCAGAACGAAAATTCAATTAGGAATTTATACGGTCATCAATCCTTTCGTCAGATTGTTGATTCGACTCGGCCTAACGCCGAATATGGTCACAACCATTGGCCTTGTCTTAAATATTGGTGTGGCCGTAATCTTCATTCTTGGTGCCCAGCAAGGCAATCGGGGTGATTTAAGCTATGTTGGCTGGGCAGGCGCGTTGGTACTTTTTGCCGGTTTGTTTGACATGCTGGATGGTCAGGTAGCGCGGCTTGGTAAGATGAGTTCGCTATCGGGAGCGCTCTTCGATTCGGTGCTGGACCGGTACAGCGAGTTGATTATGTTTCTGGGTATCTGTTATTACCTGATTGCCCATCACTACTTTTTTGGCTCATTATTTGCCTTTATTGCGCTGATTGGCTCCATGATGGTTAGCTATACCCGTGCCCGCGCTGAAGGGTTAGGTATTGAGAGTAAAGGCGGATTGATGCAGCGTCCCGAACGAGTAATTACCATTGGGGTATCGGCGCTGGCGTGTGGTTGTCTGGCAACTGTTATTGGTCCGGACTTTAAGCTTTACGTGCCCGGCATTCCTGTACATATCTTTGAAACCATGTCTATTTTCACCTTACCCTTAACGGTAATGGCGGTTATGACCAACATCACGGCTTATAATCGACTGATGGATGCCAAAAAAGCGCTTGATCAGAAAGAGAAAGCGGCATCGCGGCCAGCCGCACTAGTTATGGCTTTTTTAATGCTGACTACTTCCCTAGGGCAGCCAGTTACAGCAAAGGGAGTACCCGACAAGCCTCAACAGAATAAAGTAACTACAAGCTTTCCGGTCCCTCAAAATGTACCGAATCAGTTATTTTACCTCCAGCGCGATCCGAATACGAACACGATTATTTGCGCCTTGAATCTAAAAAATGGGAAGCTGGATAAAGACGATCCAGTGCATGTTTTTTGGATTCGCTATACCGAAGAAAGCCAGAAGCAAGAGCTTTCTTACATTCAGCGCACGTTTGCCTATGGTATCAAGGCTAAGCCGTTGTCAAACGAAGAGTATGAACTGAATTTCGTGTCTTACAAAAAATTTCCGTTGCATCTGGTAAAATCAGAGCGAGATGGCTATCAGGTGTATGCCAATGTGAATCAGAAAAAGGTAATTCTAAAGCGTCTTTACCTGCATATTGAAGGCGGTACATTCTGGGCACCTAACGTAAAATACATTCAGGTAGAAGGTATAAACGTGTCTACTGGCGAGAATACAGTCGAACGCATTATGGTCTAA
- a CDS encoding PfkB family carbohydrate kinase, protein MSYMPGGTSFYFSKALLHADIKYKLITALAQQDYHIVDDLQAEGVDVDILPSKHTVYFQNSYSADQNHREQQVLQKAAPFRLSKMPAIDAKLFHLGPLLADDIPINVIEDLSKRGIVSLDIQGYLRRVRNKRVVYQDWIHKKYILPYVSILKANEFEMEVVTGQKNAWDGAMYLADLGVREVIITLGSEGSLIYTGGTFYEIPAFKPTAVVDATGCGDTYMAGYLLKRVQGSHVEEAGEFGAALATLKVASSGPFSGSPALFSTLLEHGIVG, encoded by the coding sequence GTGAGCTACATGCCAGGGGGCACCTCTTTTTACTTTTCCAAGGCCCTTTTGCATGCCGATATTAAGTATAAATTAATCACGGCTCTTGCCCAGCAAGACTATCACATTGTCGACGATCTTCAGGCCGAAGGGGTTGATGTTGACATTCTGCCAAGTAAACACACTGTTTATTTTCAAAACAGCTACAGCGCCGATCAGAATCATCGGGAACAACAGGTACTGCAAAAGGCAGCTCCCTTTCGGCTCTCTAAAATGCCTGCCATCGATGCGAAACTGTTTCATTTAGGGCCGTTGCTTGCCGATGATATTCCCATAAACGTGATTGAGGATTTGTCGAAACGGGGGATCGTATCGCTCGACATTCAGGGCTATTTACGACGCGTTCGGAATAAGAGAGTGGTGTATCAGGATTGGATTCACAAAAAATATATCCTTCCTTATGTAAGCATTCTGAAGGCAAATGAGTTTGAAATGGAGGTCGTTACCGGCCAGAAAAATGCCTGGGATGGCGCTATGTACCTTGCCGATCTGGGTGTGCGTGAAGTAATTATAACGCTTGGAAGCGAAGGGTCACTAATTTATACCGGAGGTACTTTTTATGAGATTCCGGCTTTCAAGCCCACCGCCGTTGTCGATGCTACCGGTTGTGGCGATACGTACATGGCGGGTTATCTGTTGAAGCGGGTTCAAGGTAGCCACGTAGAAGAAGCTGGCGAGTTTGGAGCTGCACTGGCTACATTGAAAGTGGCATCTTCGGGTCCATTTTCCGGTTCACCTGCGTTGTTTTCAACCTTGCTGGAACATGGGATCGTGGGTTAG
- a CDS encoding phosphatidylglycerophosphatase A family protein has protein sequence MHKLIATGLGIGYIRKGGGTVAAVACCVIWYLAQSTTYPFYTPILITTGITAIGIWSANVVEEQWGKDSYRVVIDEVAGMCLSLLFIPITEKSLLVGLLLFRLFDIAKPFGIRKLEKLPGGWGVMLDDLLAGLYANLLLQIALAVGFL, from the coding sequence ATGCACAAACTGATTGCTACCGGCCTGGGTATCGGCTACATCCGTAAAGGGGGTGGAACGGTAGCTGCTGTTGCGTGCTGTGTGATTTGGTATCTGGCCCAATCGACTACCTATCCGTTCTATACGCCTATACTTATTACCACTGGTATTACGGCGATTGGTATATGGTCGGCCAATGTGGTTGAAGAACAGTGGGGGAAAGACAGTTACCGCGTTGTGATTGATGAAGTAGCCGGTATGTGCCTCAGTTTGCTATTCATCCCCATTACGGAGAAAAGCCTGTTGGTGGGGCTTCTGTTGTTTCGCCTGTTCGATATCGCCAAGCCCTTTGGTATCCGAAAGCTGGAAAAACTACCGGGAGGCTGGGGCGTCATGCTCGACGATCTGCTCGCAGGACTTTACGCCAACCTGTTGTTACAAATTGCGCTGGCCGTAGGTTTCTTATAA
- a CDS encoding phosphatase PAP2 family protein translates to MTSDSSLVAPSLPRQIITLSALSLGYLLLSFTLVGFKSDQLFLIGLVNGLYFASNQSRKFVLGFSIFIVYWIVFDYMKAFPNYRYNSVHIESLYLLEKKLFGIPYDSSILTPNEYWLAHRTTLLNVLTGIFYLTWVPIPLAFATYLFFKNRPAFFPFALTFVLVNLLGFVIYYLYPAAPPWYVQVHGFVFEPNTPGNTAGLANFDQYFGVSVFSGIYAKSSNVFAAMPSLHSSYPVIVLYYGLKNRLGLINLFFAVVMVGIWFSAVYTSHHYTLDVLAGITCAITGITLFNVLAKTNWLRSFTQRLITLTA, encoded by the coding sequence ATGACATCTGACTCCTCACTTGTTGCGCCATCGCTTCCCCGACAGATTATAACCCTAAGTGCGCTTTCGCTGGGTTATCTTCTGCTATCGTTTACGCTGGTTGGCTTTAAATCAGATCAGTTATTTCTGATTGGGTTGGTAAATGGCTTATATTTTGCCTCAAATCAGAGCCGTAAGTTTGTGCTCGGTTTCTCGATTTTCATTGTGTACTGGATCGTTTTCGATTACATGAAAGCGTTTCCGAACTATCGATACAATTCCGTACACATTGAGTCGCTCTATCTGTTGGAAAAAAAGCTGTTCGGGATTCCTTACGACTCATCAATTCTGACACCGAATGAATATTGGCTGGCTCATCGAACAACTTTACTCAATGTGCTGACGGGCATATTCTATTTAACCTGGGTCCCGATTCCACTTGCCTTTGCGACTTATCTTTTTTTCAAAAATCGGCCAGCGTTTTTTCCTTTCGCGTTGACGTTTGTGCTGGTCAATCTGCTGGGCTTTGTCATTTATTACCTGTACCCGGCGGCACCACCCTGGTATGTACAAGTGCATGGATTTGTATTTGAACCCAACACACCGGGTAATACTGCTGGCTTAGCCAACTTCGATCAGTATTTTGGCGTATCGGTATTTAGCGGCATCTACGCCAAAAGTTCGAATGTGTTTGCCGCTATGCCTTCGCTCCATTCGTCTTACCCGGTCATTGTTTTATACTACGGCCTGAAGAATCGACTGGGCTTGATCAACCTGTTTTTTGCTGTGGTGATGGTGGGCATCTGGTTTTCGGCAGTATATACAAGTCATCACTACACGCTGGACGTGCTAGCCGGAATCACCTGCGCTATTACGGGCATAACACTTTTTAATGTATTGGCAAAAACAAACTGGCTGCGCTCGTTTACACAACGATTGATCACCCTGACGGCTTAA
- a CDS encoding YceI family protein: protein MSQTTWTVDNLHSEVQFKVKHLVISTVTGSFKSFSGQAITNGDQFEDADIQFSVDVNSVDTGQPGRDEHLRNADFFEAETYPQFTFVSTSFKKIKGDLYKLIGNLTIKGITKEVAFEAEYGGTEKDNWGNIKVGFEVTGTIDRKEFNVTFNALTETGGLALGENIKIIANIQLGRPA from the coding sequence TTCAGAAGTACAATTCAAGGTTAAACACCTTGTTATATCAACGGTCACGGGTTCTTTCAAGTCGTTTAGTGGTCAGGCAATTACCAATGGCGACCAGTTTGAGGATGCCGACATTCAATTTTCGGTCGATGTTAATAGCGTAGATACAGGCCAGCCTGGTCGGGACGAGCACCTGCGTAATGCCGATTTTTTTGAAGCCGAAACCTACCCTCAGTTCACGTTTGTATCGACTTCGTTTAAGAAGATCAAAGGAGACCTGTACAAACTAATCGGTAATCTCACCATCAAAGGCATTACGAAAGAAGTAGCGTTCGAGGCCGAATATGGCGGTACCGAGAAAGATAACTGGGGTAATATCAAGGTTGGGTTTGAAGTAACCGGTACAATTGACCGTAAAGAGTTTAACGTCACCTTCAATGCGCTAACCGAAACAGGTGGACTTGCTTTGGGCGAGAACATTAAGATTATCGCTAACATCCAATTGGGAAGACCAGCTTAA
- a CDS encoding DUF5686 and carboxypeptidase-like regulatory domain-containing protein — protein sequence MNHLLRCISYQTVLFLSGLLFLSAGLTRAQVTTVTGTIIDGATNQPLPFANIVFVGTTIGISSNERGAYTLTGNGNFVSVAFSFLGYKTVTKSIKPGISQQVSIRLEPDAQVLNEVVIRKSKQERYRNKNNPAVELIRNVISHKEQNQIGHYDYAAYEEYDKLQFSLSSLSTKVSERKIFQKYKFLLNNRDTTTLPGKSLLPVYLEEKVSDAYFRKDPAKEKVIVKAKKRVDFGQYFDNNGLSLYLNRMYSKVDIYSNSIFLMTNQFLSPIASNAPLFYQYYLADTLTIGKAKLIGLNFVPRNGTDMLFEGKMYVTLDSNYAVQKINLTINPKINLNWVRDLQIRQQFEQNTDGRYYLSKSDMLADFGISKGGKGGGIFGQRTLSYRNYKTDEAHTASFYEGSPQVVAEDATTKPDVFWVENRHDSLSAAESKIYTNIDSLKRMPSFRRTMEALTFLLAGYKSFGPFEVGPANTFYSFNPVEGFRLRLGGRTTPELSKRYYAETYAAYGFKDQRWKYFLSGTYSINNKSIYQFPQNYIRTSFQRDTKIPGQELQFVQEDNFLLSFKRGVNDKWLYNDTWRIDYVHEFENHFSYSFGFKNWQQSAAEALLFKTATDNENTPSRTLTTTELSVEARYAPNEQFYQGKIYRIPIVGRYPVYTIRFTAGVKGLLNSSYNYQNLTASISKRFYLSQLGYTNVAVQGSYIFGQVPFPLLTIHRANQTYAYQLNSYNLMNFLEFVSDHHASLSIDHSFNGFFFNKIPLFKKLKWREAVSFKALYGGLRSQNDPQQNPSLYQFPVDALGTPSTYTLTKTPYIEASAGVANVLKFFRIDLVKRLNYLDHPNVSQWGIRARATFDF from the coding sequence ATGAACCATTTACTCCGCTGCATATCCTACCAAACAGTCCTGTTTTTGAGCGGATTGCTGTTTTTAAGTGCTGGGTTAACCCGAGCACAGGTGACTACCGTTACCGGAACTATTATTGATGGGGCAACCAATCAGCCCTTACCATTTGCTAACATCGTTTTTGTCGGTACTACGATCGGTATTAGCAGCAACGAACGAGGAGCCTATACCCTAACCGGAAATGGCAATTTCGTGAGCGTGGCCTTTTCATTTCTTGGCTACAAAACAGTCACGAAATCCATTAAACCGGGTATATCGCAACAAGTAAGTATACGACTGGAGCCAGACGCCCAGGTACTGAATGAGGTGGTTATCCGCAAAAGCAAGCAGGAACGATATCGCAATAAAAACAACCCTGCCGTTGAGCTGATTCGGAATGTGATTAGCCACAAAGAGCAGAATCAGATTGGTCATTACGACTACGCGGCTTATGAAGAATACGACAAGTTGCAGTTTTCGCTCAGTAGCTTATCCACGAAAGTATCAGAGCGGAAGATATTTCAGAAGTATAAGTTTCTATTAAACAATCGGGACACAACCACTTTACCGGGCAAATCGCTACTGCCCGTTTATCTGGAAGAAAAAGTTTCGGATGCCTATTTCCGCAAAGACCCAGCGAAGGAAAAAGTCATTGTGAAGGCGAAGAAACGAGTCGATTTTGGTCAATACTTCGACAATAATGGTCTTAGTCTGTACTTGAACCGGATGTATTCGAAGGTCGATATCTATTCCAACTCGATCTTCCTGATGACCAACCAGTTCCTGAGTCCTATTGCCAGTAATGCTCCCCTCTTTTATCAATATTATCTGGCGGATACGCTTACAATTGGCAAGGCTAAACTGATCGGGTTAAATTTTGTACCCCGAAATGGAACAGATATGCTGTTTGAAGGCAAGATGTATGTCACGCTGGATAGTAATTATGCCGTGCAGAAGATCAACCTGACCATTAATCCCAAAATTAACCTGAACTGGGTTCGTGACTTGCAAATCCGTCAGCAGTTTGAGCAAAACACGGACGGCCGATATTACCTCAGCAAAAGCGACATGCTGGCTGACTTTGGGATTAGTAAAGGCGGCAAAGGGGGTGGTATTTTCGGCCAGCGGACGCTGTCGTACCGAAACTACAAAACGGACGAAGCGCACACAGCCAGCTTCTACGAAGGCTCACCCCAGGTAGTAGCCGAGGATGCAACGACTAAACCCGACGTGTTCTGGGTGGAAAATCGGCACGATTCGCTTTCGGCCGCCGAGTCGAAAATCTATACCAACATCGACAGTTTAAAACGAATGCCTTCGTTTCGGCGTACGATGGAAGCCTTAACCTTTTTGCTGGCTGGCTATAAATCGTTTGGCCCATTTGAAGTTGGTCCCGCCAATACGTTCTATAGCTTCAACCCAGTAGAGGGATTTCGGCTACGATTGGGCGGTCGCACAACACCCGAATTGAGCAAACGCTATTACGCCGAAACTTACGCGGCTTATGGGTTTAAAGACCAGCGCTGGAAATATTTTCTGAGCGGAACGTACTCCATCAACAACAAGTCGATCTACCAGTTTCCGCAAAACTACATCCGAACCAGCTTTCAGCGCGACACCAAAATTCCGGGACAGGAACTTCAATTTGTACAGGAAGACAACTTTCTGCTCTCCTTCAAACGGGGTGTCAACGACAAGTGGCTCTACAACGACACCTGGCGCATCGATTACGTGCATGAGTTTGAGAACCACTTTTCATACAGTTTCGGCTTTAAAAACTGGCAGCAGTCGGCGGCTGAAGCCTTGCTATTCAAGACCGCAACTGACAACGAAAATACGCCCTCGCGTACGCTAACAACAACTGAGCTGTCGGTAGAAGCCCGCTATGCGCCGAATGAACAGTTCTATCAGGGAAAGATTTACCGGATACCCATTGTGGGCCGTTATCCGGTGTATACGATCCGATTTACAGCTGGCGTAAAGGGGTTACTCAATAGCAGTTACAACTACCAGAATCTGACAGCTAGTATTAGCAAACGTTTTTATTTATCCCAACTGGGCTATACCAACGTTGCGGTACAGGGAAGCTACATTTTTGGGCAAGTTCCTTTCCCCCTGCTGACCATTCACCGGGCGAACCAAACGTATGCCTATCAGCTCAACTCGTATAACCTGATGAATTTCCTGGAATTTGTCAGCGACCACCATGCGAGTTTAAGCATCGATCACTCGTTCAATGGATTTTTCTTTAACAAAATTCCGTTGTTTAAAAAGCTGAAATGGCGGGAAGCGGTTTCGTTCAAAGCGCTGTATGGTGGTTTACGTAGCCAGAATGACCCACAACAGAACCCATCGCTATACCAATTCCCGGTCGATGCTTTAGGAACTCCCTCTACCTATACCTTAACGAAAACGCCTTATATCGAAGCCAGTGCAGGGGTTGCCAATGTACTGAAGTTTTTCCGCATCGATCTGGTTAAACGACTCAATTATTTAGATCATCCAAACGTGTCGCAATGGGGCATTCGCGCCCGCGCTACGTTTGATTTTTAA
- a CDS encoding TetR/AcrR family transcriptional regulator, with the protein MKSASSTEDKIKEAAKKVFLEKGFEGATTRDIAKEADLNCALMNYYFRSKEKLFAAVFDEMLQLFFAGMTNVLTKPISLKEKIIELIEHDFQTFKQNPSLCIFILNELHRDPDHLVNIIQAAKTQATLLFEKQLREAIDQGMVRPVNPHHVLSLLLSNTQFIFLGKAITMNTWQMSENAFTLYAEEHKQLVTLMIINFLFIEKSEDKLNLHVSEPALLALA; encoded by the coding sequence ATGAAATCAGCGAGTTCAACTGAGGATAAGATTAAAGAAGCAGCGAAAAAGGTATTCCTGGAAAAAGGCTTCGAAGGAGCCACCACCCGCGATATCGCTAAGGAAGCTGACCTGAATTGCGCCCTGATGAACTACTATTTCCGAAGTAAGGAGAAGCTCTTTGCGGCCGTCTTCGACGAAATGCTTCAGCTTTTCTTTGCGGGCATGACCAATGTTCTTACCAAGCCCATTAGCCTCAAAGAGAAAATAATTGAGTTAATCGAACATGATTTTCAGACGTTCAAGCAAAATCCCAGCTTATGCATTTTCATTCTGAATGAGCTCCATAGAGACCCCGACCATTTGGTGAATATCATTCAAGCGGCCAAGACTCAGGCAACCTTGCTATTCGAGAAACAGCTTAGGGAAGCCATCGATCAGGGAATGGTACGCCCCGTAAACCCGCATCATGTGCTAAGCTTACTGCTATCGAATACACAGTTTATTTTTCTCGGGAAAGCCATTACAATGAATACTTGGCAAATGAGCGAGAACGCATTTACTCTGTATGCCGAAGAGCATAAGCAGCTGGTTACACTAATGATTATCAACTTTTTATTCATCGAAAAATCGGAGGATAAGCTAAACCTGCACGTCTCTGAGCCTGCTTTATTAGCGCTGGCCTAA
- a CDS encoding GtrA family protein encodes MQTFIKVQATSLIATGVDFLTTILFVNIWHFWYLSASVTGAVSGGIASFIIARKWAFPTSQQPVVSQFSRFVLVWLGNAGANATGLYAATHFLGIQYLIAKTAVSILVGVSYNYFLQKDFVFTMS; translated from the coding sequence ATGCAAACATTTATTAAAGTTCAGGCCACCTCGCTTATAGCGACCGGGGTTGACTTTCTGACAACAATCCTGTTCGTCAATATCTGGCACTTCTGGTATTTGTCGGCCAGTGTAACCGGGGCTGTTAGTGGTGGAATAGCCAGCTTCATTATCGCCAGGAAGTGGGCTTTTCCTACTAGCCAACAGCCTGTTGTTTCACAATTCAGTCGGTTTGTTCTTGTCTGGCTCGGTAATGCAGGTGCTAATGCAACCGGGCTCTATGCCGCTACACATTTCCTTGGCATCCAGTATCTAATCGCCAAAACGGCAGTGTCTATTCTGGTGGGTGTCAGCTACAATTATTTTTTACAGAAAGACTTCGTCTTCACCATGTCATGA